The sequence AGGCGCACCATAGGCAAAGCCACGATTCGGCGCAAGCCTGCCTGGAGACGCTTAAAACGGATCAAAAAGGCTTAACGATGACCAAGACGACGATGCCGATCATCAGCAGCGTCGGCACCTCGTTCATCATGCGGTAGAAGCGCGCCGGCCGCGTGTTGCGGTCGGCGGCGAAATCCTTCACCCAGCCGGACAGCGCACCGTGGAAGCCGCTCATGAGCAGCACCAGCGCGAACTTGGCGTGGAACCAGGGCGCGGCGTACCAGCCGCCCTCCCACGCCATCCACAGGCCGGCCAGCCAGGTGACGATCATGGCCGGGTTCATGATCGCCTTCAGCAGGCGCCGTTCCATCACCTTGAAGGTCTCGGACTGAACCGAGCCGGCTTCAGCGCCGCAATGATAGACCATGAGCCGCGGCAGATAGAGCATTCCCGCCATCCACGAGATGACGGCAATCACGTGCAGCGCCTTGATCCAGTCGTAGAGCATCGACGTTCCGCCCCGCCTTTCAGGCGCCCCGCACCCGGGCGATCATCCGCTCGACATGGGCGATGGGCGTCTCCGGCCGGATACCGTGGCCGAGATTGAAGATATGCGCCGCGCCGCGGAAATCCTCGACAATGGCATCCACCGCCACATCCAGCGCCGCACCGCCAGCGATCAGGGTGAGCGGATCGAGATTGCCCTGCAAGGCGCATTTCGCCCCCAGCGCGTAGCGCGTCGCCGGGCGGTCCG comes from Ancylobacter sp. TS-1 and encodes:
- the hemJ gene encoding protoporphyrinogen oxidase HemJ translates to MLYDWIKALHVIAVISWMAGMLYLPRLMVYHCGAEAGSVQSETFKVMERRLLKAIMNPAMIVTWLAGLWMAWEGGWYAAPWFHAKFALVLLMSGFHGALSGWVKDFAADRNTRPARFYRMMNEVPTLLMIGIVVLVIVKPF